In Vibrio japonicus, one DNA window encodes the following:
- the oppC gene encoding oligopeptide ABC transporter permease OppC, whose amino-acid sequence MLTKKENLEAIEKFSENLEIEGRSLWQDARIRFMRNKAAMVSLFILLIMTLAVIVLPMLAPYTFDDTDWYAMHVGPNADHWFGTDSLGRDLYVRTLIGGRISLMVGVMGAFVAVLIGTLYGAASGFIGGRVDRIMMRILEILYAVPFMFLVIVLVTFFGRNIILIFVAIGAIAWLDMARIVRGQTLSLRSKEFIEAAHVCGVSKWKIITRHIVPNVLGIVAVYSTLLIPSMILTESFLSFLGLGVQEPMTSWGALLQEGAQTMEVAIWQLAFPAVFMVVTLFCFNYVGDGLRDALDPKDR is encoded by the coding sequence ATGTTAACGAAAAAAGAAAACCTAGAAGCGATTGAAAAATTCTCTGAAAATTTAGAGATCGAAGGTCGCAGTCTATGGCAAGACGCTCGAATCCGCTTTATGCGCAACAAAGCGGCAATGGTGAGCCTATTTATCCTACTTATCATGACGTTGGCAGTTATTGTATTGCCGATGCTTGCTCCATATACATTTGATGATACTGACTGGTACGCAATGCACGTTGGCCCAAACGCTGACCACTGGTTTGGTACAGACAGTTTAGGCCGAGACCTGTACGTACGTACTTTGATTGGTGGCCGTATCTCGCTAATGGTTGGCGTGATGGGCGCATTCGTAGCGGTACTGATTGGTACGCTTTACGGCGCGGCATCTGGCTTCATTGGGGGTAGAGTTGACCGCATTATGATGCGTATCCTAGAGATCCTTTACGCTGTACCATTTATGTTCCTCGTTATCGTACTAGTCACATTCTTCGGTCGTAACATCATTCTTATCTTCGTTGCTATCGGTGCGATTGCTTGGCTAGACATGGCGCGTATCGTACGTGGTCAAACACTGAGCTTACGCAGCAAAGAATTTATCGAAGCAGCACACGTTTGTGGTGTAAGTAAATGGAAAATCATCACTCGCCATATCGTGCCAAACGTATTGGGTATCGTAGCGGTTTACTCGACGCTTCTAATCCCAAGCATGATTTTGACTGAATCATTCCTATCATTCCTTGGTCTTGGTGTTCAGGAGCCAATGACAAGTTGGGGCGCACTTCTACAAGAAGGTGCACAGACAATGGAAGTAGCAATCTGGCAACTAGCATTCCCTGCTGTATTCATGGTTGTGACTCTGTTCTGCTTCAACTACGTTGGTGACGGTCTGCGCGATGCGCTGGATCCAAAAGACAGATAA
- a CDS encoding ABC transporter ATP-binding protein: MSLLDVKDLRVEFTTQDGIVTAVNDLNFSLNQGETLGIVGESGSGKSQTVFAIMGLLAKNGIISGSAKFEGKEILNLPEKELNKVRAEQIAMIFQDPMTSLNPYMKVSDQLMEVLMLHKGMGKAEAFEESVRMLEAVKIPEARKRITMYPHEFSGGMRQRVMIAMALLCRPKLLIADEPTTALDVTVQAQIMDLLNELKDEFNTAIIMITHDLGVVAGSCDKVLVMYAGRTMEYGTVDEIFYNPSHPYAEGLLKAIPRLDTEGEILPTIPGNPPNLLRLPPGCPYQERCHRVMDRCKREAPILTPFGDGRQRACFSDWEAWKK, translated from the coding sequence ATGAGTTTATTAGATGTCAAAGATCTGCGCGTCGAATTTACCACACAAGATGGTATCGTAACCGCAGTAAACGATTTGAACTTCTCTCTGAATCAAGGTGAAACCCTAGGTATCGTAGGTGAGTCAGGTTCAGGTAAATCCCAGACAGTATTCGCAATCATGGGTCTACTGGCTAAAAACGGCATTATCTCAGGTAGTGCCAAATTCGAAGGTAAAGAAATCCTAAACCTTCCAGAAAAAGAGCTGAACAAGGTTCGTGCTGAACAGATCGCCATGATCTTCCAAGATCCGATGACATCGCTTAACCCTTACATGAAAGTTAGTGATCAGCTGATGGAAGTTCTGATGCTGCACAAAGGCATGGGCAAAGCGGAAGCATTCGAAGAATCTGTTCGTATGCTAGAAGCGGTGAAAATTCCTGAAGCTCGTAAGCGTATCACCATGTACCCGCACGAGTTTTCAGGCGGTATGCGTCAGCGTGTAATGATTGCGATGGCATTACTATGTCGTCCAAAGCTGTTGATTGCCGATGAGCCGACAACGGCACTGGACGTAACCGTTCAGGCGCAGATTATGGATCTGCTTAACGAGCTAAAAGACGAGTTCAATACCGCCATCATCATGATTACGCACGATCTTGGTGTTGTTGCAGGTTCATGTGACAAAGTATTGGTAATGTACGCAGGTCGTACAATGGAATACGGTACAGTAGATGAAATCTTCTACAACCCAAGCCACCCATACGCGGAAGGCCTATTAAAAGCGATCCCTCGCCTTGATACAGAAGGTGAGATCCTGCCAACCATTCCAGGCAACCCGCCTAACTTACTTCGCCTACCACCTGGCTGCCCTTACCAAGAGCGTTGCCATCGTGTGATGGACCGTTGTAAGCGTGAGGCACCGATCCTGACTCCATTCGGTGATGGCCGTCAGCGTGCATGTTTTTCTGATTGGGAGGCTTGGAAGAAATGA
- the oppF gene encoding murein tripeptide/oligopeptide ABC transporter ATP binding protein OppF — protein sequence MSIDKNLILDVKNLKVHFSIAAKSAWPWSKPSNLKAVDGVNVRLYEGETLGVVGESGCGKSTFARAIIGLVEATEGEVVWLGQDLTKMQEVKRRETRKEIQMIFQDPLASLNPRMTVGDIIAEPLETFYPELSKQEVKDRVKEMMAKVGLLPNVINRYPHEFSGGQCQRIGIARALILKPKMIICDEPVSALDVSIQAQVVNLLKELQKELRLSLVFIAHDLSVVKHISDRVLVMYLGNAVELGESDALFADPKHPYTRALMSAVPIPDPNIERNKKIQMLEGDLPSPISPPSGCVFRTRCPQATEECSKIKPTIKGTDIHAVSCIHVEV from the coding sequence ATGAGTATCGATAAAAACCTAATTCTGGATGTGAAAAATCTTAAAGTTCACTTTAGCATAGCAGCAAAGTCTGCATGGCCTTGGTCTAAGCCTTCGAACCTAAAAGCGGTTGATGGTGTCAACGTTCGCTTGTACGAAGGGGAAACGCTTGGTGTAGTAGGCGAGTCAGGCTGTGGTAAATCGACGTTTGCACGTGCGATTATTGGTCTAGTTGAAGCGACGGAAGGTGAAGTCGTGTGGTTGGGTCAAGACCTGACTAAAATGCAAGAAGTGAAGCGTCGTGAAACGCGTAAAGAAATTCAGATGATTTTCCAAGATCCTCTGGCGTCTCTTAACCCGCGTATGACCGTCGGTGATATCATCGCAGAGCCATTGGAAACGTTCTACCCAGAACTGTCTAAGCAAGAAGTAAAAGACCGAGTTAAAGAGATGATGGCGAAGGTAGGTCTGCTACCAAACGTGATCAACCGTTATCCGCACGAGTTCTCTGGTGGTCAGTGTCAGCGTATCGGTATTGCACGTGCACTTATCTTGAAGCCAAAAATGATCATCTGTGATGAACCAGTATCGGCACTGGATGTATCGATTCAGGCTCAGGTTGTAAACTTGCTGAAAGAGCTGCAAAAAGAGCTAAGGCTTTCTTTGGTATTCATCGCGCATGACTTGTCGGTAGTGAAGCACATCTCTGACCGCGTATTGGTGATGTACCTAGGTAACGCGGTAGAACTTGGTGAATCAGATGCACTGTTCGCTGATCCTAAGCACCCATACACACGCGCACTGATGTCTGCGGTTCCGATTCCGGACCCTAATATTGAGCGCAATAAGAAAATCCAAATGTTGGAAGGTGACTTACCTTCTCCAATTAGCCCGCCATCTGGTTGTGTATTCCGTACTCGATGCCCGCAAGCGACAGAAGAGTGCTCGAAGATCAAACCTACGATTAAAGGTACCGATATTCACGCTGTATCGTGTATACATGTTGAAGTTTAA
- a CDS encoding glutathione S-transferase family protein, which produces MGKLVDGIWHDVWYDTKSSGGKFVREDAGFRDWIKKEPDAKFQPESGRYHLYVSLACPWAHRTLIFRTLKNLENHIDVTVVCPDMLKEGWQMGLPEPLFGYKRLHQIYTHAKPDYTGRVTVPVLWDKKYNTIVSNESSEIIRMFNSEFNHITGNTNDYYPEELQGLIEEWNHFVYSNINNGVYRCGFATTQDAYEEAFEDLFSALDKLDSHLATSRYLAGDVLTEADWRLFTTLIRFDAVYVGHFKCNKKRIQDYPNLQGYLKELYQVEGIKKTTDFYHIKRHYYYSHTGINPTQVVPAGPDLDLDTPHGREGV; this is translated from the coding sequence ATGGGTAAGCTAGTTGACGGCATTTGGCATGATGTGTGGTATGACACTAAGTCAAGTGGAGGCAAATTTGTACGTGAAGACGCTGGTTTTCGCGACTGGATAAAAAAAGAACCAGATGCAAAGTTTCAGCCAGAATCGGGTCGCTATCATTTGTATGTGTCGTTAGCTTGTCCATGGGCACATCGTACTCTTATTTTTCGTACACTTAAGAACTTAGAGAACCACATAGATGTGACCGTAGTGTGCCCTGACATGCTGAAAGAAGGCTGGCAAATGGGGCTCCCTGAACCACTGTTCGGTTATAAGCGTTTGCATCAAATATACACACACGCCAAACCTGACTATACAGGGAGGGTGACCGTTCCCGTCCTCTGGGACAAAAAGTACAACACGATAGTCAGTAATGAGTCGTCTGAAATTATTCGGATGTTCAACTCTGAGTTTAATCACATCACTGGAAATACCAACGATTATTATCCGGAAGAGTTGCAAGGCTTGATTGAAGAGTGGAACCATTTTGTCTATTCAAACATCAATAACGGTGTTTATCGCTGTGGTTTTGCGACGACGCAAGACGCTTACGAAGAGGCCTTTGAAGACCTGTTTTCAGCTTTAGATAAGCTAGACAGTCACTTAGCAACCAGCCGCTACCTTGCCGGAGATGTACTGACAGAGGCAGATTGGCGATTGTTCACGACGTTGATTCGTTTTGATGCGGTGTATGTAGGGCATTTCAAATGCAATAAAAAGCGAATCCAAGACTATCCTAACTTGCAAGGTTACCTCAAAGAGTTGTACCAAGTGGAAGGCATCAAGAAAACCACGGATTTTTATCACATCAAGCGTCACTACTATTACAGCCATACGGGAATCAATCCGACGCAAGTGGTCCCAGCGGGGCCTGATCTAGATTTGGACACTCCGCATGGCAGAGAGGGCGTTTAA
- a CDS encoding MgtC/SapB family protein, whose translation MDISEFVGGDNHIWNLFVSLLLGAIIGTQRGWVLRHSIEGSRVAGIRTFSLVSLLGGLTAILAHIYTPLLIGFALVALIMLAGIAYIIQQRRNTSISITGVVSLLITFVIGCLALSGQAVLAASAAVITALVLDNKRELHDALQKLQEYELDAALRLLLISIVFLPLLPNQSYGPWKALNPYQIWWMVVLIASISFIGYFAIKIGGAKRGVLFTSVFAGLSSSTALTLQFSQLSKEQPNISSLLASGILLSCGTMFPRLVVILAVLNPALVQSLWPVMMAMMATMYLFAWWIWRESDGENIEQTNNQNNPLALRSAVFFGVLLAIIMLLSHALSNWFGDTGTLVLAAVSGITDVDAISLALGRQSTLTLSISTAVLGILMASSVNTLVKMGMVIVIGDKALARKLSPAMLMTVLIGAAVFVLVE comes from the coding sequence ATGGATATCAGTGAATTTGTAGGTGGTGACAACCATATTTGGAACTTGTTTGTCTCTTTGTTACTTGGGGCGATCATTGGCACCCAACGTGGCTGGGTATTGAGGCATAGCATAGAAGGAAGCCGTGTTGCCGGGATCCGTACTTTTTCGTTAGTCAGCTTACTTGGTGGCCTGACGGCCATTCTTGCTCATATTTACACTCCTTTATTGATAGGCTTTGCGTTGGTTGCTCTTATCATGCTGGCTGGGATCGCGTATATCATTCAGCAAAGAAGAAATACAAGCATAAGCATTACCGGTGTAGTAAGCCTGCTGATTACGTTTGTGATTGGCTGTTTGGCGTTATCCGGGCAGGCTGTGCTCGCCGCTTCAGCCGCTGTAATCACTGCTCTAGTATTGGATAATAAAAGAGAGCTGCATGACGCCCTGCAAAAACTTCAAGAGTACGAGCTGGATGCGGCGCTGCGATTGCTATTGATCTCGATTGTCTTCTTGCCACTGCTACCTAATCAGTCTTATGGGCCTTGGAAAGCTCTGAACCCATACCAGATTTGGTGGATGGTAGTGCTTATCGCCAGCATCTCTTTTATAGGCTATTTTGCTATCAAAATAGGTGGTGCGAAGCGGGGTGTATTGTTTACGTCTGTCTTCGCGGGGTTGAGCTCTTCAACAGCATTGACGTTACAATTCTCTCAGCTATCTAAAGAACAGCCTAATATTAGCTCATTGCTGGCAAGCGGCATTTTGCTAAGTTGTGGCACTATGTTTCCGCGTCTTGTGGTGATTTTGGCGGTATTAAATCCAGCGTTGGTTCAGTCATTATGGCCCGTGATGATGGCGATGATGGCGACGATGTACTTGTTTGCATGGTGGATCTGGCGTGAAAGCGATGGTGAAAACATAGAACAGACCAACAACCAGAATAACCCATTGGCACTGAGATCCGCTGTCTTTTTTGGGGTGCTACTGGCGATTATTATGTTGTTGTCTCACGCGTTGTCTAATTGGTTTGGTGATACCGGTACGTTAGTGTTAGCTGCGGTCTCTGGCATTACGGATGTGGATGCGATTTCGTTGGCGCTGGGCAGGCAAAGTACATTAACACTCTCTATTTCAACGGCTGTACTGGGGATATTGATGGCGTCTTCGGTCAATACTTTAGTGAAAATGGGGATGGTGATTGTTATCGGTGATAAGGCTTTAGCACGCAAGTTATCACCCGCGATGCTGATGACCGTGCTCATTGGAGCTGCGGTATTTGTGTTGGTTGAATAG
- the pta gene encoding phosphate acetyltransferase, translated as MSRTIMLIPASAGVGLTSVSMGVVRAMERKGVNVSFYKPISQPRTGNEQPDLTSTVIGVNSDIKIGEPMPMSVADSLIGNDNMDELLETVVERYNQINKDADVTLIEGLVPTRKHPFANQVNAEIAATLGAEIVLVATPGTDNPAQLKERIEVACSNFGGTKNKNISGVIINKLNAPVDEAGRTRPDLSEIFDDADSAKQNEMKVMEIFNTSPIRVLGCVPWSIDLIATRAVDMAKHLKAEVINEGDIKTRRIKSITFCARSLPHMIEHFKPGSLLVTSADRPDVIVAASLAAMNGVDIGAVLLTGGYDMPEEIVGLCKPAFDTGLPIFKAHGNTWQTSLNLQSFSLEVPADDKERIEFINEHVASHIDGNWIESMTEGTQKSRRLSPPAFRYQLTEYARKAGKRIVLPEGDEPRTVKAAAICAERGIAECVLLGNPKEIKRVAAQQGVELGAGVTIIDADSVRENYVARLVELRGAKGMTEVVAREKLQDSVFLGTMMLENNEVDGLVSGAVHTTANTIVPPFQIIKTAPNASIVSSVFFMLLPDQVLVYGDCAINPDPTAEQLAEIAIQSADSAAAFGIEPRVAMISYSTGESGKGADVDKVREATKLAQEKRPDLIIDGPLQYDAAIMENVAASKAPNSPVAGKATVFVFPDLNTGNTTYKAVQRSADLVSIGPMLQGMRKPVNDLSRGALVDDIVYTIALTAIQADQEQK; from the coding sequence ATGTCTCGTACTATTATGCTTATCCCTGCAAGTGCTGGTGTTGGTCTTACTAGCGTAAGCATGGGTGTTGTTCGCGCAATGGAGCGCAAAGGCGTTAACGTTTCTTTCTACAAGCCTATCTCTCAGCCGCGTACTGGCAATGAACAACCTGATCTGACTTCAACAGTGATCGGTGTTAACAGCGATATCAAGATTGGCGAACCGATGCCTATGTCAGTTGCTGATTCTCTAATCGGTAACGACAACATGGACGAACTACTGGAAACAGTAGTAGAGCGCTACAACCAAATCAACAAAGATGCTGACGTAACGCTAATTGAAGGTCTTGTACCTACTCGTAAGCATCCATTTGCAAACCAAGTGAACGCTGAAATTGCAGCGACTCTGGGTGCTGAAATCGTTCTTGTTGCGACTCCTGGTACTGATAACCCGGCACAGCTTAAAGAGCGTATCGAAGTGGCATGTTCTAACTTCGGTGGCACTAAGAACAAAAACATCTCTGGCGTCATCATCAACAAACTGAACGCACCAGTGGATGAAGCAGGTCGTACTCGCCCTGACCTATCTGAAATCTTCGATGATGCAGACAGCGCGAAGCAAAACGAAATGAAAGTGATGGAAATCTTCAACACTTCTCCAATTCGTGTACTTGGCTGTGTGCCTTGGAGCATCGACCTAATTGCTACTCGTGCAGTAGACATGGCGAAGCACCTGAAAGCTGAAGTGATCAACGAAGGCGATATTAAGACACGTCGTATCAAGAGCATCACGTTCTGTGCACGTTCTCTGCCTCACATGATCGAACATTTCAAACCAGGCTCACTACTAGTAACGTCAGCAGACCGCCCAGACGTAATCGTTGCAGCTTCTCTTGCGGCAATGAACGGCGTTGACATCGGTGCTGTACTTCTAACTGGCGGCTACGACATGCCAGAAGAGATCGTGGGTCTTTGTAAGCCAGCCTTTGATACTGGCCTGCCAATCTTCAAAGCACACGGTAACACTTGGCAGACGTCTTTGAACCTACAAAGCTTCAGCCTAGAAGTGCCTGCAGACGACAAAGAGCGTATCGAGTTTATCAACGAGCACGTAGCAAGCCACATCGACGGTAACTGGATCGAGTCTATGACAGAGGGGACTCAGAAGTCTCGTCGTCTAAGCCCACCAGCATTCCGTTACCAGCTAACTGAATACGCGCGTAAAGCGGGCAAACGTATCGTTCTTCCTGAAGGTGACGAGCCACGTACAGTGAAAGCGGCAGCAATTTGTGCTGAGCGCGGCATTGCAGAATGTGTGCTTCTAGGTAACCCTAAAGAAATCAAACGTGTAGCAGCGCAACAAGGCGTTGAGCTAGGTGCAGGTGTTACGATCATCGATGCAGATTCTGTACGCGAAAACTACGTTGCTCGTCTTGTTGAGCTACGTGGTGCGAAAGGCATGACTGAGGTTGTGGCTCGCGAGAAACTACAAGATTCTGTATTCCTTGGCACAATGATGCTTGAGAACAACGAAGTGGACGGCCTAGTTTCTGGTGCGGTTCATACGACTGCGAACACTATCGTTCCTCCGTTCCAAATCATTAAGACTGCACCAAACGCGTCTATCGTATCCTCAGTATTCTTCATGCTTCTGCCTGATCAAGTACTGGTTTACGGTGACTGTGCAATCAACCCAGACCCAACGGCTGAACAGCTGGCTGAAATCGCTATCCAATCTGCTGACTCTGCAGCGGCATTTGGTATCGAACCACGCGTTGCAATGATCTCTTACTCTACTGGTGAATCTGGTAAGGGTGCAGACGTTGATAAAGTACGTGAAGCAACAAAACTGGCTCAAGAGAAACGTCCTGATCTGATCATTGACGGTCCTCTACAGTACGACGCTGCTATCATGGAAAACGTTGCTGCGTCTAAAGCGCCAAACTCTCCAGTAGCAGGTAAAGCGACAGTATTCGTATTCCCAGACCTAAACACTGGTAACACGACTTACAAAGCAGTACAACGTTCAGCTGATCTAGTATCTATCGGTCCAATGCTGCAAGGCATGCGCAAGCCAGTTAACGATCTGTCTCGTGGTGCACTAGTCGACGACATCGTGTACACAATCGCACTAACCGCGATTCAAGCAGACCAAGAGCAGAAGTAA
- a CDS encoding acetate kinase: protein MSKLVLVLNCGSSSLKFAIVDAANGDEHLTGLAECLHLPEARIKWKLDGKHEAQLGEGAAHDEALSFIVETILASKPELAEQLKAVGHRVVHGGEKFTQSVLITDEVLQGIEDCATLAPLHNPAAIIGIKAAQKAFPGLPMSAVFDTAFHQTMPEEAYLYALPYKLYKENGIRRYGMHGTSHLFIAREAAERLGKPADELNIINCHLGNGASVCAIKNGKSVDTSMGLTPLEGLVMGTRCGDIDPAIIFHLHDALGYSVDQINTMLTKESGLQGLTEVTSDCRFVEDNYGQKEEATRAMDVFCHRLAKYVAGYTATLEGRLDAIVFTGGIGENSGPIREMVLNRLGVFGIEVDGEANLKARFGGEGTITTADSRIPAMVISTNEELVIAEDTARLAAL from the coding sequence ATGTCTAAGCTAGTTTTAGTTTTAAACTGCGGTAGTTCTTCTCTTAAGTTCGCTATTGTTGATGCAGCAAATGGCGACGAGCACCTAACAGGTCTTGCTGAATGTCTTCACCTTCCTGAAGCACGTATCAAGTGGAAACTTGATGGCAAGCACGAAGCACAATTAGGCGAAGGCGCTGCACACGATGAAGCTCTATCTTTCATCGTTGAAACTATTCTTGCTTCTAAGCCAGAACTTGCAGAGCAGCTAAAAGCTGTTGGTCACCGCGTTGTACACGGCGGCGAGAAATTCACTCAATCAGTGCTTATCACTGACGAGGTACTACAAGGTATCGAAGACTGTGCAACTCTAGCACCTCTTCACAACCCAGCAGCGATCATCGGTATCAAAGCAGCTCAAAAAGCATTCCCTGGCCTACCAATGTCTGCAGTATTCGACACTGCATTCCACCAAACAATGCCAGAAGAAGCGTACCTATACGCACTTCCATACAAACTATACAAAGAGAACGGCATCCGTCGTTACGGTATGCACGGTACTTCTCACCTATTCATCGCTCGCGAAGCAGCTGAGCGTCTAGGTAAGCCTGCTGATGAACTAAACATCATCAACTGCCACCTAGGTAACGGTGCATCTGTATGTGCAATCAAGAACGGTAAATCTGTAGATACTTCTATGGGTCTAACTCCACTTGAAGGTCTAGTAATGGGTACTCGTTGTGGTGACATCGATCCTGCGATCATCTTCCACCTACACGACGCGCTAGGTTACTCTGTTGATCAAATCAACACGATGCTAACTAAAGAGTCTGGTCTACAAGGTCTGACTGAAGTGACTTCTGACTGTCGTTTCGTTGAAGACAACTACGGCCAAAAAGAAGAAGCAACTCGCGCGATGGACGTATTCTGTCACCGTCTAGCTAAGTACGTAGCGGGTTACACTGCAACTCTAGAAGGTCGTCTAGACGCGATCGTATTCACTGGTGGTATCGGTGAGAACTCAGGCCCAATCCGTGAAATGGTTCTAAACCGTCTTGGCGTATTCGGTATCGAAGTTGATGGTGAAGCGAACCTTAAAGCACGTTTCGGCGGCGAAGGCACTATCACAACTGCAGATAGCCGCATCCCTGCAATGGTTATCTCTACAAACGAAGAGCTAGTTATTGCTGAAGACACTGCTCGTCTAGCAGCGCTTTAA
- the yfbV gene encoding terminus macrodomain insulation protein YfbV → MSNKVGLVHSLRNGQKYMDTWPMRKELNLLFPEQRIIKATRFGIKVMPAIAAISVLTQMVFNNYQSMPQTVIIALFAISMPIQGMWWLGNRANTQLPPSLAGWYRELHQKIVESGFALEPMKSRPRYKELAQILNRAFRQLDKASLERWF, encoded by the coding sequence ATGAGTAACAAAGTCGGATTAGTTCATAGCCTACGCAATGGGCAGAAGTACATGGATACTTGGCCAATGCGAAAGGAGCTCAACTTACTGTTTCCAGAGCAACGTATTATTAAAGCGACTCGCTTTGGGATTAAAGTCATGCCCGCCATTGCCGCAATCAGTGTGTTGACTCAAATGGTGTTCAATAACTACCAGTCAATGCCGCAGACGGTCATCATTGCTTTGTTTGCGATCAGCATGCCTATTCAAGGAATGTGGTGGTTGGGGAACCGAGCGAATACCCAGTTACCGCCCTCATTGGCGGGATGGTATCGAGAGCTTCACCAAAAAATTGTTGAGAGCGGATTCGCGCTAGAGCCTATGAAATCACGCCCTAGGTATAAAGAGTTAGCGCAAATTTTAAATCGAGCTTTCAGGCAATTAGACAAAGCATCACTGGAACGCTGGTTTTAG
- the ald gene encoding alanine dehydrogenase, translating to MIIGVPKEIKNHEYRVGLVPASVRELVSHGHQIFVETNAGAGIGFSDDDYIAVGASILPTAAEVFATAEMIVKVKEPQSIERAMLREGQILFTYLHLAPDFPQTEELIKSKAVCIAYETVTDNMGRLPLLAPMSEVAGRMSIQAGAQTLEKSRGGCGLLLGGVPGVAPAKVVIIGGGVVGANAARMAIGLRADVTILDRNVDTLRRLDEEFQGHAKIVYSTDDAIEKHVLEADLVIGAVLIPGAAAPKLVTKEHVSRMKPGAAVVDVAIDQGGCFETSHATTHADPTYIVDDVVHYCVANMPGAVARTSTFALNNATLPYIVKLANKGYRDALLEDKGLLEGLNVIHGKVTCKEVAEGFNLEYVDPVKAISMFS from the coding sequence ATGATCATTGGCGTACCAAAGGAAATCAAGAACCATGAATACCGTGTAGGCTTGGTCCCTGCCAGCGTTCGAGAACTCGTATCTCACGGCCACCAAATTTTTGTAGAAACAAATGCTGGTGCAGGCATCGGTTTTTCAGACGATGATTACATCGCTGTAGGCGCATCCATACTTCCTACTGCCGCTGAGGTATTTGCCACAGCAGAAATGATAGTTAAGGTAAAAGAACCTCAATCAATCGAGCGAGCTATGCTTCGCGAGGGGCAAATTTTATTTACCTATTTGCACCTAGCTCCAGATTTTCCACAAACTGAAGAGCTAATCAAGAGCAAAGCTGTCTGTATAGCATATGAAACTGTAACAGATAATATGGGCCGCTTACCACTGCTAGCACCAATGTCTGAGGTTGCCGGTCGCATGTCTATTCAAGCAGGTGCACAAACTTTAGAGAAGTCTCGAGGAGGTTGTGGTTTGCTCCTAGGAGGTGTTCCCGGCGTTGCACCCGCGAAAGTCGTCATCATTGGAGGCGGTGTTGTTGGCGCAAATGCAGCGCGTATGGCGATTGGCCTTCGCGCCGATGTGACGATACTTGACCGCAACGTTGACACATTACGCCGTTTGGATGAAGAATTCCAGGGTCATGCAAAAATCGTTTACTCTACTGACGACGCAATAGAAAAACACGTTCTCGAAGCAGACTTAGTCATCGGTGCAGTTTTAATCCCTGGCGCTGCCGCTCCTAAACTCGTCACCAAAGAGCACGTCTCTAGAATGAAACCAGGGGCAGCGGTGGTGGATGTTGCCATAGACCAAGGTGGTTGTTTTGAAACGTCTCACGCAACAACGCACGCGGATCCAACCTATATTGTTGATGATGTTGTACATTACTGTGTGGCGAATATGCCCGGGGCTGTTGCCCGCACATCGACTTTCGCTCTAAACAACGCGACGCTACCTTATATCGTTAAACTCGCCAATAAGGGCTACCGTGACGCGCTCCTAGAAGACAAAGGTTTGCTAGAAGGCCTGAACGTGATTCATGGGAAAGTGACGTGTAAAGAAGTTGCCGAAGGGTTCAACTTAGAATATGTCGACCCAGTAAAAGCGATTTCTATGTTCAGCTAA
- the lrp gene encoding leucine-responsive transcriptional regulator Lrp: MADNNKKPSKDLDRIDRNILNELQKDGRISNVELSKRVGLSPTPCLERVRRLDRQGYITGYTALLNPQYLDASLLVFVEITLNRGAPDVFEQFNTAVQKLDDIQECHLVSGDFDYLLKTRVSDMSAYRKLLGDTLLRLPGVNDTRTYVVMEEVKQTNQLVIKTR, translated from the coding sequence ATGGCAGACAACAATAAGAAGCCGTCCAAGGATTTAGACCGTATCGATCGTAACATTCTCAATGAGTTACAGAAAGATGGTCGTATTTCGAATGTAGAATTATCTAAGCGTGTTGGACTATCTCCGACACCGTGTTTAGAGCGTGTACGCCGTTTGGATCGCCAAGGATATATTACAGGGTATACAGCGTTGCTGAACCCTCAATATCTGGATGCATCACTACTTGTATTCGTTGAAATTACATTAAATCGTGGTGCACCAGACGTATTTGAACAGTTTAATACTGCAGTTCAAAAACTCGACGATATTCAAGAGTGCCACCTAGTTTCAGGTGATTTTGATTACTTGTTGAAAACGCGCGTATCAGATATGAGTGCTTATCGTAAGTTACTTGGGGATACCTTACTGCGTTTACCTGGTGTGAATGACACCCGTACTTACGTAGTAATGGAAGAAGTGAAGCAAACTAACCAGTTAGTGATAAAGACACGTTAA